The following coding sequences are from one Rhizobiaceae bacterium window:
- the ftsZ gene encoding cell division protein FtsZ: MTINLKKPDITELKPRITVFGVGGGGGNAVNNMITAGLRGVDFVVANTDAQALTMSKAERLIQLGAHVTEGLGAGSQPEVGRAAAEECIDEIIDHLSNTHMCFVTAGMGGGTGTGAAPVVARAAREKGILTVGVVTKPFHFEGQRRMKTADLGIEELQKSVDTLIVIPNQNLFRIANDKTTFADAFAMADQVLYSGVACITDLMVKEGLINLDFADVRSVMREMGKAMMGTGEASGDGRAMAAAEAAIANPLLDESSMKGAKGLLISITGGRDLTLFEVDEAATRIREEVDPEANIILGATFDEELEGVIRVSVVATGIDKTAAEIAATPISIRQPPKPQAQMRPAEARPQPQPEMRVEPRAADPIADVIRAADMGGDTIQTRPLAVAPADDFRPASKLFQGAPQPAQPAPQVMQPAVMQQPQPAMVREMPQQAAPAPQARMPRVEDFPPVVKAEYEAKTRAPAPEERGPMSLIRKLTTSLARKEEEPARLQPAQAPREPKLRQPAPEARRLASQDPQLYAPRRGQLDEHGRLSPQPRAAQEDDQLEIPAFLRRQAN; this comes from the coding sequence ATGACGATCAATCTGAAGAAGCCGGACATAACCGAGTTGAAGCCGAGGATCACCGTGTTCGGCGTCGGTGGGGGTGGCGGTAACGCGGTCAACAACATGATCACGGCCGGGCTTAGGGGCGTCGATTTCGTCGTCGCCAACACCGACGCCCAGGCGCTGACCATGTCGAAGGCCGAACGCCTGATCCAGCTCGGCGCGCATGTGACCGAGGGACTTGGAGCCGGTTCGCAGCCCGAGGTCGGCCGCGCCGCCGCCGAGGAATGCATCGACGAGATCATCGATCATCTGTCGAACACCCATATGTGCTTCGTCACCGCCGGCATGGGCGGCGGCACCGGCACCGGCGCGGCTCCGGTCGTGGCCCGCGCCGCCCGCGAAAAGGGCATTCTGACGGTCGGCGTCGTCACCAAGCCGTTCCACTTCGAAGGCCAGCGCCGCATGAAGACGGCCGATCTCGGTATCGAGGAACTGCAGAAGAGCGTCGACACGCTGATCGTGATCCCGAACCAGAACCTGTTCCGCATCGCGAACGACAAGACGACCTTCGCCGACGCCTTCGCGATGGCCGACCAGGTGCTCTATTCCGGCGTCGCCTGCATCACCGACCTGATGGTCAAGGAAGGCCTCATCAACCTCGACTTCGCCGACGTCCGCTCGGTGATGCGCGAGATGGGCAAGGCGATGATGGGCACCGGCGAAGCCTCGGGCGACGGCCGCGCCATGGCCGCCGCCGAAGCGGCGATCGCCAACCCGCTGCTCGACGAAAGCTCGATGAAGGGCGCCAAGGGCCTGCTGATCTCGATCACCGGCGGCCGCGACCTGACCCTGTTCGAGGTGGACGAAGCCGCGACCCGCATCCGCGAGGAAGTCGATCCGGAGGCCAACATCATCCTCGGCGCGACCTTCGACGAGGAACTGGAAGGCGTCATCCGCGTGTCGGTGGTCGCCACGGGCATCGACAAGACGGCGGCCGAGATCGCGGCGACGCCGATCTCCATCCGCCAGCCGCCGAAGCCGCAGGCGCAGATGCGCCCCGCCGAGGCCCGCCCGCAGCCGCAGCCGGAAATGCGCGTCGAGCCGCGCGCGGCCGATCCCATCGCCGACGTCATCCGGGCTGCGGACATGGGAGGGGATACCATCCAGACGCGCCCTTTAGCGGTCGCTCCGGCGGATGATTTCCGCCCCGCCAGCAAGCTGTTCCAGGGCGCGCCGCAGCCCGCCCAGCCTGCTCCGCAGGTGATGCAGCCGGCCGTCATGCAGCAGCCGCAGCCCGCGATGGTTCGCGAAATGCCGCAGCAGGCCGCCCCCGCGCCGCAGGCCCGCATGCCGCGAGTCGAGGACTTCCCGCCTGTCGTCAAGGCCGAGTACGAGGCCAAGACCCGTGCTCCCGCGCCCGAGGAAAGAGGTCCGATGAGCCTCATCAGGAAGCTCACGACCAGCCTCGCCCGCAAGGAAGAGGAGCCTGCCCGCCTGCAGCCCGCACAGGCGCCCCGCGAGCCGAAGCTGCGCCAACCGGCGCCCGAGGCCCGCCGGCTCGCCAGCCAGGACCCGCAACTCTACGCGCCGCGCCGCGGCCAGCTGGACGAGCATGGCCGCCTGAGCCCGCAACCGCGCGCTGCCCAGGAAGACGATCAGCTGGAGATTCCGGCTTTCCTTCGCCGGCAAGCGAACTGA
- the lpxC gene encoding UDP-3-O-acyl-N-acetylglucosamine deacetylase — MGFGLQEYQTTLGASVTLSGTGVHSGKPATVRFHPADADMGVVFHVTAADGAVRELRALHSSVGSTDLCTVLGDPAGAHVATVEHLMAALFGMGIDNVVVEIDGGEVPILDGSAMPFVAAFEQAGIEQLALRRRYLRIIKPVRVENGASWAEFRPYNGIRFEVEIDFESPAIGRQVFAGDVSAEMFRNQIAQARTFGFMKDVERLWAAGYALGSSLENSLVIGDDHRVINMGGLRCENEFVRHKVLDAMGDLALAGARFIGCFRSYRGGHKLNAAALRRLLSDASAFEIVETSRRSRSRSAEMQAVSAPAYAPWTL, encoded by the coding sequence ATGGGGTTTGGTTTGCAGGAATATCAGACGACTTTAGGAGCCAGCGTCACGCTATCGGGTACGGGCGTGCATAGCGGCAAGCCGGCGACGGTCCGGTTCCATCCGGCCGATGCCGACATGGGCGTGGTCTTCCATGTGACCGCCGCCGACGGTGCCGTCCGCGAGTTGCGCGCATTGCATTCCTCGGTAGGTTCCACCGATCTCTGCACGGTTCTGGGTGATCCGGCCGGCGCGCATGTCGCGACGGTCGAACATCTGATGGCGGCGCTTTTCGGCATGGGCATAGACAATGTCGTCGTCGAGATCGATGGCGGCGAGGTGCCTATTCTCGACGGCAGCGCCATGCCTTTCGTCGCGGCGTTCGAACAGGCCGGCATCGAACAGCTTGCGCTGCGCCGCCGCTATCTCCGCATCATCAAGCCGGTGCGGGTCGAGAACGGGGCCTCCTGGGCGGAGTTCCGGCCCTATAACGGTATCCGGTTCGAGGTGGAGATCGATTTCGAATCACCCGCCATCGGCCGGCAGGTCTTTGCCGGCGACGTATCGGCAGAAATGTTCCGCAACCAGATCGCGCAGGCTCGCACCTTCGGTTTCATGAAGGATGTGGAGCGGCTTTGGGCGGCCGGCTACGCGCTCGGCTCCTCGCTCGAGAATTCCTTGGTGATCGGCGACGACCACCGCGTGATCAATATGGGCGGGTTGCGCTGCGAGAACGAGTTCGTGCGGCACAAGGTGCTGGACGCGATGGGCGATCTGGCGCTTGCCGGCGCGCGTTTCATCGGCTGCTTCCGGTCCTATCGGGGCGGGCACAAGCTGAACGCGGCGGCGCTGCGCCGCCTGCTGTCGGACGCATCCGCCTTCGAGATCGTCGAGACGTCGCGGCGTTCGCGCAGCCGCTCGGCAGAAATGCAGGCGGTCAGCGCACCGGCCTATGCGCCGTGGACTCTCTGA
- a CDS encoding outer membrane protein assembly factor BamD has translation MLFNSGGKARGVRAALTSLVIVAAPLLLSACQSDDDINLATYVEQTDPADQLYNEGLANLNAGRLKEAERKFAAIDRQHPYSEYARKAMVMSAFTSYRNGNYDEAINAGKRYVQLYPSTPDAAYAQYIVGLSYFRQIRDVTQDQKESRRAIEAMEEVVQRWPDSEYVDDAQAKIRFARDQLAGKEMQIGRYYLERREYIASIKRFRFVVENYSNTRHVEEALARLTEAYYAMGLAQEAQAAAAVLGQNFPDSQWYADSYKLLQSGGLEPRQSAGSWLSNVGKLVVGG, from the coding sequence ATGCTGTTTAATTCCGGTGGAAAGGCGAGGGGGGTACGCGCGGCCTTGACGTCGCTCGTGATCGTGGCGGCGCCGCTCCTGCTTTCGGCGTGCCAGTCCGACGACGACATCAATCTCGCGACCTATGTCGAGCAGACCGATCCAGCCGACCAGCTCTACAATGAAGGCCTCGCCAATCTGAATGCCGGCCGCCTCAAGGAGGCCGAGCGCAAGTTCGCGGCTATCGACCGGCAGCACCCTTATTCGGAATATGCGCGCAAGGCGATGGTGATGAGCGCCTTCACCAGCTATCGCAACGGCAATTATGACGAGGCGATCAATGCAGGGAAGCGCTACGTGCAGCTCTACCCCTCGACTCCGGACGCCGCCTACGCGCAATATATCGTCGGTCTTTCCTATTTCCGCCAGATCCGCGACGTAACGCAGGATCAGAAGGAATCGCGCCGCGCCATCGAGGCGATGGAGGAAGTCGTCCAGCGTTGGCCCGATTCGGAATATGTGGACGATGCGCAGGCCAAGATCCGCTTCGCGCGCGACCAGCTTGCCGGCAAGGAAATGCAGATCGGCCGCTACTATCTGGAGCGTCGCGAGTATATCGCGTCGATCAAACGCTTCCGGTTCGTGGTCGAGAACTATTCGAACACGCGCCATGTCGAAGAGGCGCTGGCGCGTCTGACGGAGGCGTATTACGCCATGGGTCTGGCGCAGGAAGCGCAGGCGGCCGCAGCGGTGCTCGGCCAGAACTTCCCCGACAGCCAGTGGTACGCCGATTCCTACAAGCTGCTGCAGTCGGGCGGTCTGGAGCCGCGCCAAAGCGCAGGCTCGTGGCTGTCGAACGTCGGTAAACTCGTCGTCGGGGGATGA